One region of Mucilaginibacter sp. 14171R-50 genomic DNA includes:
- a CDS encoding sodium:solute symporter, whose amino-acid sequence MIGSFDATVSILYVILILAIGLWTGLRHRSASKKTNVASDYFLAGKSLRWPMIGLALFATNISCVHLVSLAQSGFDTGLLNGTFEWMASFTLILLAVFFVPFYIKSGVSTLPDFLEKRYNRASRDWLAFISILSAIIIHISFSLLAGGIVLQTLFGVNMYTSIIIISVITTVYTVVGGLKAVVVTESIQTVVLLSGAVIMSVVAYNKAGGWDSMVHVLQQKNELSKLSMMRPHGDSSGLPWYAVLLGYPVLGIWYWCADQTIVQRVLGARDENHARVGPLFCGFIKILPVFIFVMPGLFAYALYQSGQLDVHSIKTIVDGKEVVNSKGVYTLMILQLIPKGLAGVLVAALLSGLMSQISGALNSISTMASYDIYKRYKPDATDQKLVTAGKIAAGVSFIISLLLLPLLNSYESIFNGLNDIIAHIAPPITCVFLLGVFWGRASAKSAQLTLYIGSAAGVLVFAFSKLMPHSFIGAVPFMMMAFYLFVFCLLLQGALTLAYPATHTAESAKLYWRSPLESLKSPGWYGFGNYKFLSVLLISVMVVLFWIFR is encoded by the coding sequence ATGATAGGATCGTTTGATGCCACCGTAAGTATTCTGTATGTTATCCTGATCCTGGCAATAGGTTTATGGACCGGCCTCCGGCATCGGTCGGCAAGTAAAAAAACAAACGTCGCGAGCGATTATTTCCTGGCAGGCAAAAGTTTGCGCTGGCCCATGATAGGACTGGCGCTTTTTGCTACTAACATATCGTGCGTGCACCTGGTGAGCCTTGCACAAAGCGGTTTTGATACCGGCTTGCTTAATGGCACCTTTGAGTGGATGGCATCGTTCACGCTTATTTTACTTGCGGTGTTCTTCGTGCCGTTCTACATCAAATCAGGAGTATCAACCTTGCCCGACTTTTTAGAGAAACGTTACAACCGCGCCAGCCGCGACTGGCTGGCATTTATATCAATACTATCAGCTATAATCATACATATATCTTTCTCATTACTGGCGGGTGGCATTGTTCTGCAAACACTGTTTGGCGTTAATATGTATACCAGCATTATTATCATTTCGGTGATAACTACTGTTTACACGGTGGTAGGCGGACTAAAGGCAGTTGTAGTTACCGAGTCTATTCAAACCGTAGTGCTGCTATCAGGAGCTGTTATTATGAGCGTTGTGGCTTACAACAAAGCGGGCGGATGGGATAGTATGGTGCATGTGCTGCAGCAAAAGAACGAGCTGAGTAAACTGTCTATGATGCGCCCCCATGGCGATTCCAGCGGGCTGCCGTGGTATGCGGTATTATTGGGGTACCCGGTACTGGGTATCTGGTATTGGTGTGCCGATCAAACCATCGTACAGCGAGTTTTGGGTGCCAGGGATGAAAACCATGCAAGGGTAGGCCCTCTGTTTTGCGGATTTATAAAAATTTTACCGGTATTTATATTTGTGATGCCCGGCTTGTTTGCTTATGCGTTATACCAAAGCGGGCAGTTGGATGTACATAGTATAAAAACTATTGTAGATGGCAAAGAAGTTGTGAACAGCAAAGGCGTTTACACACTGATGATACTACAGCTTATCCCCAAAGGTTTAGCAGGGGTACTTGTAGCGGCCCTATTATCCGGATTAATGAGCCAGATATCCGGTGCGCTCAATTCTATATCTACAATGGCCAGTTATGATATCTACAAAAGATACAAGCCAGATGCTACTGACCAGAAATTAGTTACGGCGGGCAAAATAGCTGCCGGGGTATCGTTTATCATATCGCTATTGCTTTTACCGCTGCTTAACAGCTACGAAAGCATCTTTAACGGTTTAAATGATATTATTGCCCATATAGCTCCGCCCATAACATGCGTTTTTTTATTGGGAGTATTCTGGGGCAGGGCGTCGGCAAAGTCGGCGCAGCTAACCCTATACATCGGGTCGGCAGCGGGGGTGCTTGTGTTTGCCTTTAGCAAGCTTATGCCCCACAGTTTTATCGGCGCGGTGCCCTTTATGATGATGGCTTTTTACTTATTTGTTTTTTGTTTGCTATTACAGGGGGCGCTTACACTGGCCTATCCGGCAACCCATACCGCCGAAAGCGCTAAGCTTTACTGGAGATCGCCGCTGGAATCATTGAAAAGCCCCGGATGGTACGGCTTTGGTAACTACAAGTTTTTATCTGTTTTGCTGATATCCGTCATGGTGGTTTTGTTCTGGATTTTCAGGTAG
- a CDS encoding TonB-dependent receptor: protein MKLFYERITDFWLPKVALRKVAGTLYLMMILCSAFSTNTYAQTRATITGVITDTTGTSIIGANIVATNKKNVSTATDVNGKFVIDAEPGTIFRVTYVGYKETTFTVSADKQTYNIVMKVTKNEFADVVITAYGRKQRKEAVVGSVTTITPTDLKIPASNLTNALAGQVAGVIAYQPSGQPGLDNSSFFIRGVTTFGYKKDPLILIDNVELSTSDLARLQVDDIASFSILKDASATALYGARGANGVILVTTKEGKVGKPQINVRVENSVSQSVKNLQLADPITYMRLFNEATITRDPLSPLPFSQNKIINTEATLANAPGSNQYVYPAVDWLKTLFKDRANTQRANLSVSGGGGVARYYVGGSYNIDHGILRQDVMNNNDNNVNFRNYQLRSNVNINLTKSTELIVRLSGTFNEYNGPLTADASFSTDLYNIAMHTSPVLFAPSYPADDANVNTQHILFGNAPSAGSTGSNAVAYLNPYAALLRGHKNFSQSRMSAQMELNQNLDFVTNGLSFRGLFHTNRFSYFESSMGYNPFYYNIGSYDKPSNTYTLSWLNPQPGAATEYLNYSRNFNNTQANTYLFFQGVVDYTKRMGDHNISSSLIGTQQQTLYGNADNLFNSLPYRNLTLAGRATYSYKSRYFLEFNFGYNGTERFAAKNRFGFFPTIGASWIISDEKFWGDGLYQVINRLKLRGSYGTVGNDQIGSERFFYLSRVDLNGGNPAYFGTNNGYGRNGVVVNSYPNADITWETSKQLNLGLEFTLLKDLNVTAEVYKFNRTNVLQARSSIPSTMGLEAEISANFGAAETKGLDLQMDYKRTFGKSGFIQGRGNLTVSSSKYTKYEEPQYAEDYRYRVGQTLERQVGYIAERLFVDDNEAANSPSQIFSSGGIPPKGGDIKYRDLNNDGKIDSKDQTFIGYPTTPQIVYGYGISSGYKGFDLSAFLQGQAQVSFFIDPSRTSPFIQSPDGAYASGNTQLLKAFADDHWSEDNQNLYAQYPRLGVNGNQIENNRQNSTWWLRDGSFLRLKSVEVGYTLPTRLTQKWKMNKVRLYFNGLNLYTWSPFKLWDPEIGGNGFAYPIQKVFNVGLNVNL, encoded by the coding sequence ATGAAACTATTTTACGAACGCATAACAGATTTTTGGCTGCCAAAAGTCGCGCTCAGGAAGGTTGCCGGTACGTTATATCTTATGATGATATTGTGTTCGGCATTCAGCACCAATACCTACGCGCAAACAAGGGCAACAATAACAGGGGTAATCACCGATACCACGGGCACCAGTATAATTGGTGCAAACATTGTAGCCACAAACAAAAAGAATGTAAGTACTGCTACTGATGTTAATGGTAAGTTCGTTATCGATGCCGAACCGGGTACCATATTCAGGGTTACCTATGTAGGTTATAAGGAAACAACCTTTACGGTTTCGGCCGATAAACAGACGTATAACATTGTAATGAAAGTTACAAAAAATGAGTTTGCGGATGTGGTTATCACCGCCTACGGGCGTAAGCAACGCAAAGAAGCCGTTGTAGGTTCGGTAACCACCATTACACCTACCGACCTCAAGATACCGGCAAGCAACCTTACAAACGCCCTGGCGGGCCAGGTAGCCGGTGTAATAGCCTACCAGCCAAGCGGGCAGCCGGGCCTGGACAACTCTTCGTTTTTTATCAGGGGGGTAACCACTTTCGGCTATAAAAAAGACCCGCTTATTTTAATCGACAATGTGGAACTATCCACATCAGACCTTGCCCGCTTACAGGTTGATGATATAGCAAGTTTCTCGATACTTAAGGATGCGAGCGCTACAGCGTTGTATGGTGCAAGAGGGGCGAACGGCGTGATTTTGGTGACCACCAAAGAGGGTAAGGTTGGCAAGCCGCAAATAAATGTGCGGGTAGAGAACTCGGTTTCACAATCGGTTAAAAACCTGCAGCTGGCAGATCCCATCACTTATATGCGCTTATTTAACGAAGCGACCATCACCCGCGACCCGTTAAGTCCGCTGCCTTTCAGTCAAAATAAAATTATCAATACCGAGGCAACTTTGGCCAACGCCCCGGGCAGTAACCAATATGTATACCCGGCTGTAGACTGGTTGAAAACGCTTTTTAAAGACCGCGCCAACACGCAAAGGGCGAACTTAAGTGTAAGCGGGGGCGGCGGCGTAGCCCGCTATTACGTAGGGGGATCTTATAATATCGACCACGGCATACTGCGCCAGGATGTTATGAACAACAACGACAATAACGTTAACTTCCGTAACTATCAATTGCGTTCAAACGTCAATATCAATTTAACCAAATCTACAGAGCTGATCGTAAGATTATCCGGAACGTTTAACGAATACAACGGCCCGCTAACTGCTGATGCCTCGTTCTCAACCGATTTGTATAATATAGCCATGCATACCAGCCCGGTATTATTTGCGCCCTCGTATCCGGCGGATGATGCTAATGTGAACACACAGCATATACTATTTGGCAATGCTCCATCAGCAGGTAGTACCGGATCAAACGCGGTAGCCTATCTTAACCCTTATGCTGCCTTGTTACGCGGGCATAAAAACTTCTCCCAGTCGCGCATGTCGGCACAAATGGAGTTGAACCAGAACCTTGATTTTGTGACAAATGGCTTAAGCTTCAGAGGGTTGTTTCATACCAACAGGTTCTCTTATTTCGAGTCTTCAATGGGTTATAATCCGTTTTATTACAACATCGGCTCGTACGATAAACCAAGTAATACATATACTTTATCATGGTTAAACCCGCAACCCGGCGCTGCTACAGAATACCTGAATTACAGCCGTAACTTTAACAATACCCAGGCAAATACCTATCTGTTCTTTCAGGGTGTGGTAGATTATACCAAAAGGATGGGCGACCACAATATCAGCAGTTCGTTAATAGGCACACAACAGCAAACGCTTTATGGTAATGCCGATAACCTGTTCAACTCGCTGCCTTATCGCAACCTCACCCTTGCGGGCCGTGCCACTTACTCGTACAAAAGCCGTTATTTTTTAGAATTTAACTTTGGATATAACGGCACCGAACGCTTTGCCGCTAAAAACCGGTTCGGATTTTTTCCAACCATTGGCGCATCGTGGATAATTTCTGATGAAAAGTTCTGGGGTGATGGCCTTTATCAGGTTATCAACCGCTTAAAACTTCGCGGAAGCTACGGCACCGTAGGTAACGACCAGATCGGCTCAGAGCGCTTTTTCTATCTTTCCCGCGTGGATCTTAATGGCGGCAACCCGGCGTATTTTGGTACCAATAACGGGTATGGCCGCAACGGTGTTGTAGTTAATAGTTATCCAAATGCCGATATCACCTGGGAAACTTCAAAGCAGCTTAATTTGGGGCTCGAGTTTACGCTTTTAAAAGACCTCAACGTTACTGCCGAGGTTTACAAATTTAACCGTACCAATGTACTGCAAGCGCGCTCATCTATACCCAGCACAATGGGCTTAGAGGCCGAGATCAGCGCTAACTTTGGCGCCGCCGAAACCAAAGGCCTTGATTTGCAGATGGATTATAAAAGAACATTTGGTAAAAGTGGTTTTATACAGGGCAGGGGCAACTTAACCGTTTCATCAAGCAAATACACCAAATACGAAGAGCCTCAATATGCTGAGGACTACCGGTACCGAGTAGGACAAACCCTGGAACGCCAGGTGGGTTATATTGCCGAACGCCTGTTTGTTGATGATAACGAAGCGGCAAATTCGCCGAGCCAGATATTTTCATCGGGCGGTATACCACCAAAAGGCGGTGATATAAAATATCGCGATCTGAACAACGATGGCAAAATTGATAGTAAAGATCAAACATTTATTGGCTACCCCACAACCCCTCAAATTGTTTACGGTTACGGTATATCAAGTGGCTATAAAGGATTTGATCTTTCGGCCTTTTTGCAGGGGCAGGCGCAGGTGAGCTTCTTTATCGACCCGAGCCGAACCAGCCCTTTTATACAAAGCCCCGACGGCGCGTATGCAAGCGGCAATACCCAACTGCTTAAAGCGTTTGCCGACGACCATTGGTCTGAGGACAATCAAAACTTATACGCCCAATACCCGCGCCTGGGTGTAAACGGCAACCAGATTGAAAACAACAGGCAAAATAGCACCTGGTGGCTGCGCGACGGCAGTTTCCTGCGCCTTAAATCTGTTGAGGTTGGCTACACACTGCCAACCCGCTTAACCCAGAAATGGAAAATGAATAAAGTCCGTCTTTATTTCAACGGATTGAATTTATACACCTGGAGTCCGTTTAAACTGTGGGATCCGGAAATAGGCGGAAACGGGTTCGCGTATCCAATACAAAAAGTATTCAACGTAGGGCTAAACGTTAACCTATAA
- a CDS encoding RagB/SusD family nutrient uptake outer membrane protein, giving the protein MKKISQILCAVVLLLSGVSCKKYLDLAPNNTGTLEYAFRNRNEAENYLFTCYATLQQFADVTTNAGFTTSGEIIYPNNLTKHPIDETGFNLLRGSQNSAEPGLNYWDGEKSGKAIFRSIRRCNTMLENIDKPVDLSFAEKKRWIAEVKFLKAYYHFYLARMYGPIPLIKNNLAITASTDEIKVKRASVDSTFNYIVSLLDEATPDLPPVINNQAQELGRITQLIALSVKAEVLATAASPLFNGNPDYTSTQNKDGEKLFPSTYDPTKWDRAALACKAAIDACEANGLKLYSFIPPSTITVLPDSLRKVLTIQNAVTEKWELNPEVIWALNPTFQWQGYATPRLTQKGVVNIFSNPSTFAVPLSVQELFYSDKGVPINEDKTFDYAGRYNIKTGDQASRFYIAQNYSTAKENFNREPRFYASLGFDGGIWFGNGKINLNDLYHVEARGIESYAGPKDINTLNITGIWPKKLVHYQSVYDDGFQEISYRLPLIRLAGLYLLYAEALNEVHGPTAEAYTYIDKVRARAGLLGVVEAWTNYAKNPGKVNTKDGLRQIIHQERRLELMFEGQAGWDLRRWKELQSVLSQPMQGWNLYETQPANYYQPRTLFSAIFGVRNYLWPIKDISLTVNDNLVQNPYW; this is encoded by the coding sequence ATGAAAAAAATATCTCAGATCTTATGCGCGGTAGTTTTGCTGCTATCGGGCGTATCCTGCAAGAAGTACCTCGATCTGGCGCCCAATAACACCGGCACGCTCGAGTATGCTTTCAGGAACCGTAACGAAGCCGAAAACTATTTATTTACCTGCTATGCAACCTTGCAGCAATTTGCAGATGTTACTACCAATGCTGGTTTTACAACTTCGGGCGAAATCATCTACCCCAATAATTTAACCAAGCATCCTATTGATGAAACCGGCTTCAATTTGCTTAGGGGGTCGCAAAACAGCGCAGAGCCCGGCCTTAATTATTGGGATGGTGAAAAAAGCGGTAAAGCTATATTCAGGTCGATACGCAGGTGCAACACCATGCTCGAAAATATTGACAAGCCTGTAGACCTGTCATTTGCAGAAAAGAAAAGATGGATAGCCGAGGTTAAGTTCTTAAAGGCTTACTATCATTTTTACCTGGCGCGTATGTATGGCCCGATACCATTGATCAAAAACAACCTGGCCATAACCGCCTCTACCGATGAAATAAAGGTAAAACGCGCATCAGTTGATTCAACTTTCAATTATATCGTATCGTTGTTAGATGAGGCGACACCCGATTTGCCGCCTGTAATAAATAACCAGGCGCAGGAACTTGGCCGTATTACGCAGTTAATTGCCCTTTCTGTAAAGGCAGAGGTTTTAGCTACCGCGGCAAGCCCGCTGTTTAATGGCAATCCGGATTATACAAGTACACAAAATAAAGACGGCGAAAAGCTTTTTCCGTCAACTTACGACCCAACAAAATGGGACAGGGCGGCATTGGCATGCAAGGCCGCGATTGACGCTTGTGAAGCCAACGGCTTAAAACTGTATAGTTTTATCCCGCCGTCTACGATCACGGTTCTGCCCGATTCGTTAAGAAAGGTTTTAACCATACAAAACGCCGTTACCGAAAAATGGGAACTAAACCCCGAAGTGATATGGGCGCTGAACCCAACCTTTCAATGGCAGGGGTATGCTACACCGCGTTTAACGCAGAAAGGTGTTGTAAACATATTTTCAAACCCATCTACCTTTGCGGTACCACTTTCTGTTCAAGAACTCTTTTACTCAGATAAAGGTGTGCCGATAAACGAAGATAAGACCTTTGATTATGCAGGCAGGTATAATATCAAAACCGGCGATCAGGCCAGCCGCTTTTATATTGCTCAAAATTACTCAACCGCCAAGGAGAACTTTAACCGCGAGCCCCGTTTTTACGCCAGTCTTGGTTTCGATGGTGGGATATGGTTTGGTAACGGCAAGATAAATTTAAATGATCTTTATCATGTTGAAGCACGCGGTATCGAATCATATGCAGGCCCTAAGGATATTAACACCTTAAATATCACGGGTATATGGCCTAAAAAGCTGGTGCATTATCAATCCGTGTACGACGATGGTTTTCAGGAGATAAGCTATCGCCTGCCATTGATCAGACTTGCCGGTTTATACCTGTTATATGCCGAGGCCCTTAATGAAGTGCACGGCCCAACCGCCGAAGCTTACACCTACATAGATAAGGTGCGCGCAAGGGCGGGGTTACTGGGAGTTGTTGAAGCATGGACAAATTACGCTAAAAACCCGGGCAAGGTTAACACTAAGGACGGGCTAAGGCAGATCATTCACCAGGAACGCCGTTTAGAACTGATGTTTGAAGGCCAGGCCGGCTGGGACCTGCGCCGCTGGAAGGAGTTGCAAAGCGTATTAAGCCAACCGATGCAGGGGTGGAACCTTTACGAAACACAACCGGCTAATTATTATCAGCCGCGCACCCTGTTCTCGGCCATATTCGGTGTACGCAATTACCTGTGGCCTATAAAGGATATCAGCCTGACAGTTAACGACAATTTGGTTCAAAACCCTTACTGGTAG
- a CDS encoding DUF4959 domain-containing protein yields MKKINKYYAKALFSLQILAFVCLLSACKKNDGYNTEPVSTDKTKPAVVTNVKVTNYNGGAYITYDLPNSDNILYVLAQYNINDKTSRETKSSYYSDTVKVEGFATNKPYDVTLYTVSRANVKSDPLTVTVNPDVPYYKLIKPTVSLTTDFGGVNIQALNPYKKEIGVILIAMDNSTQALEVSDQHYTNQDTINYSVRGFPSVQRKFGVYVTDKYGNISDTTLLDITPLFETQLDKTKFTVYRKPSDSEIGYGWDLPYLWDGKIDGYSNGWHTNPGTGKPMQCTFGIGVTAQISRIKIYERPLEYAFFHGNPKNFSWWGSTVESPQDVVLPQSAPVGAVVGDWVNLGNYRYPNPPSGLQPGFTNAADEKFVMAGVDFLVPASAPAVKYLRLLVHDTWGKGDAAHLMEVTVFGKPQ; encoded by the coding sequence ATGAAAAAGATAAATAAATATTACGCAAAGGCTTTGTTTAGCCTGCAGATATTGGCTTTTGTTTGTTTGCTTTCGGCCTGTAAAAAGAATGATGGTTACAATACCGAACCGGTATCTACCGATAAAACAAAACCGGCTGTAGTTACCAACGTAAAGGTTACTAACTATAACGGGGGGGCTTATATTACTTACGACCTGCCCAATTCTGACAATATTTTGTATGTGCTGGCACAATATAACATCAATGATAAAACATCACGAGAAACCAAGTCGAGTTATTACAGCGACACGGTGAAGGTGGAGGGATTTGCTACCAATAAGCCCTACGATGTAACGCTATACACCGTGAGCAGGGCAAATGTAAAGTCTGACCCGTTAACCGTAACTGTAAATCCGGATGTGCCGTATTACAAGCTCATTAAGCCTACGGTATCGCTTACTACGGATTTTGGAGGGGTTAATATCCAGGCGTTAAATCCCTATAAAAAGGAAATTGGGGTGATCCTGATCGCGATGGATAATTCTACCCAGGCGCTTGAGGTGAGCGATCAGCATTACACCAATCAGGATACAATAAACTATTCCGTACGCGGCTTTCCGTCAGTACAGCGCAAATTTGGGGTTTACGTAACCGATAAATATGGTAACATATCAGATACTACTTTACTGGATATTACGCCGCTTTTTGAAACTCAGTTGGATAAGACCAAATTTACAGTGTACCGTAAACCAAGCGATAGCGAAATAGGCTACGGTTGGGATCTTCCGTACCTGTGGGATGGCAAAATTGACGGCTACTCAAACGGATGGCACACCAACCCGGGTACCGGCAAACCCATGCAATGTACGTTTGGCATAGGGGTAACCGCGCAAATAAGCCGTATAAAAATATACGAGCGACCGTTAGAATACGCCTTCTTTCATGGTAATCCAAAAAACTTTAGCTGGTGGGGCTCAACTGTCGAATCGCCACAGGACGTTGTATTGCCACAATCTGCACCGGTTGGTGCCGTGGTAGGCGATTGGGTTAACCTGGGCAATTACCGTTATCCAAACCCGCCATCGGGCTTACAGCCGGGTTTCACAAACGCAGCCGATGAGAAGTTTGTAATGGCCGGCGTGGATTTTCTGGTGCCTGCATCAGCACCGGCGGTTAAATACCTCAGGCTGCTGGTACACGATACCTGGGGAAAGGGCGATGCTGCACATTTAATGGAGGTTACGGTTTTTGGTAAGCCGCAGTAA
- a CDS encoding DUF4998 domain-containing protein, producing the protein MKNIFRICLFAIVVIGAISCEKKDTDFKKFLGDKEMVYPGVVVKPHSKPGNLRAALVWNPSSDPSISRYVIYWNNKADSVVVNSTNHNTADSITAIIPGLSEYIYSFTIYSYDAKGNRSIPLEINNVKVYGPVYQSGLTNRVYDAANPFTISENGNVKLNFLQADTTSLNVSTIIKYTNRNGEIVEKDLSPDSTSFMITDYKSGEPVSFRSGYIPVKGSIDTFYVSNYSTFPEINGISQCAKSLFREYKMNGDVGTYESGTSVSKLWDGSVGPQGYPNIFHSDGDHHLPHTFTFDMGKVYKVLTSMEETGRNCCNNPDQFEIWGIADITNAATNLSPNDNGWTSEMQAKGWTLLKDVTRNDDGQQLIKVNFDAGIPPVRYIRIRVKHVTTGDGYYSNISELTFFNDVLK; encoded by the coding sequence ATGAAAAATATTTTTCGAATATGTCTGTTCGCTATTGTCGTAATTGGCGCTATAAGCTGCGAAAAAAAGGATACAGACTTTAAGAAGTTTTTAGGTGATAAAGAAATGGTTTACCCGGGTGTTGTAGTAAAACCACATTCAAAACCGGGCAACTTAAGGGCCGCGCTGGTATGGAACCCAAGTTCGGACCCCAGCATAAGCAGGTATGTTATTTACTGGAACAATAAAGCCGATTCGGTTGTGGTGAATTCAACCAACCATAATACCGCCGACTCTATCACAGCTATAATACCAGGCCTTAGCGAGTATATCTATTCGTTTACAATTTATTCGTATGATGCCAAGGGGAACCGCTCTATCCCTTTAGAGATCAACAACGTTAAGGTTTACGGGCCGGTTTATCAAAGCGGGTTAACAAACCGTGTTTACGATGCTGCCAATCCTTTTACCATATCCGAAAATGGCAATGTCAAGCTTAACTTTTTGCAGGCTGATACTACATCGCTCAATGTATCTACAATTATAAAATATACCAACCGTAACGGGGAGATAGTTGAAAAAGACCTCAGTCCCGATAGTACATCATTTATGATAACAGATTATAAATCGGGCGAGCCTGTAAGCTTCCGTTCGGGCTATATTCCTGTTAAAGGGTCTATTGATACATTTTATGTTTCAAATTACAGCACTTTCCCGGAAATTAACGGGATAAGCCAATGCGCTAAATCATTGTTCAGGGAATATAAGATGAATGGTGATGTGGGCACTTACGAGTCGGGTACCAGCGTAAGCAAACTGTGGGACGGTTCGGTTGGCCCGCAGGGTTATCCAAACATTTTTCATAGCGATGGCGACCATCATTTGCCGCATACATTTACATTTGATATGGGCAAGGTTTACAAAGTGCTTACAAGCATGGAAGAAACCGGCCGTAACTGTTGTAATAACCCTGACCAGTTTGAAATTTGGGGCATCGCCGATATCACCAATGCCGCTACAAACCTGTCGCCTAATGATAACGGCTGGACTTCGGAAATGCAGGCAAAGGGCTGGACGCTTTTAAAGGATGTTACCCGCAATGACGACGGCCAGCAGTTGATCAAGGTCAACTTTGATGCAGGTATACCACCGGTAAGGTACATCCGCATAAGGGTTAAGCACGTAACTACTGGCGATGGCTATTATAGTAACATAAGCGAATTGACCTTTTTTAATGACGTACTTAAATAA